cgctgcgctagcgctgtgctagcgtgttgctgttgtgttactgccttgtctcagtgatttttaccggtatgttttttttttttttttacacggccctgttagcgctgtgctagcgtgttgctgttgtgttactgccttgtctcagtgatttttaccggtatgtttttcttcttttttaaccggccctgttagcgctgcgctagcgtgttgctgctatgttaatgctgcatctcagtgatttagttacgtttttttttttttttaactggcactgttagtgctgtgctagcgtgttgctgttgtgttactgccatgtctcagtgatttttaccggtatggttttttttttttgttttttttttttaaaccagccctgttcatgctactgtgttgttgctatgctaaactaagctaaggtattaaaactttgaaaactctatgtaccgtctttcttcataaatatatcgtgtttcaatgtgggtttcaatgtgggcacttgcggctttcacacaggtgcggcgcatgtatgtaccaaatggtatttcctttacaaatgtgctgggtgaggtttataatccggtgtggtccgtaggccggaaattatggtagttccATGGCACCTAGATGGGGCCACTACTATGTTATTACATGATagtttgggggggcgggggaacAACTCTGCGGAAGACACTTTATTctcaattaaaatgtttcaaaaatgtcTTGAAAATATGCATGTGTTCAGTTTTTAGAAACaccctgtatgttttttttttattatttgggaTGATATTAAGTGGAAATTTTAGCTTCTGCTGCTCACcacacaaatacattaaataaaatcatcctttaaaacatttttttctttttaagtttttCTTTAGCAATTTCTCTCTGTGATGCGTTGCCTGATTACTAAAACCTCTCCGTGTTTCCGTGTGTACTAATTGCACTTATTGTACTGTATCTTCAGTGTGTATGCGGAAACCGCAGCTTTCATCCTGGCTAATTTGCAAACAGATCCCCAAAATATCATGTCAGTTTTCCAAATGCATTCCTTTCCTGTGGCGTGAGACAAAATGTCGGTGACGAAGCGGTGGtatagcaaaaaataaaagagtaaGGAAAGAGTAATGAAAACAAGAAAGCTCAAATATCAGCGATATGGGGAATCAACAAAGAATGCTTAGAAAAAGGGGGATGGGAATAGTGCATTACTTTTAAAGGGTGGGGTCATGTGAGGTGGCATTTTTCTTGGGGGGGCGGGGACATTATCGGATGACGACATCCCCGTTGTGGGTTCTATTGCTTCAATTTTGGTGAGTGAGCAGACTTGAGATGAAGGCTAACGCGACTCTCGGGTTATTCCCGAGGTTCCCAGTCTGTGAGGTACGGTGAGGAGGTGAGTGGTGGGCATGGGGGAACTCGCTGATGATCTGGAATGAATAAAAGCACTGATTCCAGTTCGTTGtacttctgcaaaaaaaaaaaaaaaaaaaaaaaaaaaaaaaaaaaaccacacacagagAGGTGTTAgcggacaaaacaaaaacaaaaacaaaaaaaaccatgtgATTGATTCTTCACAAGTTGGATTGTAAAACGCGCGACGGGACGCGCTGCGCGTCGCGTGTCCCGGTCGTCGTGACGGACCTCGACGGTCAGGAATGGATCAAAGATTACGGGGCTCCAAACCCAACCCGGAGTTGTCCGACCGAAGGGCGTTCCGATCAGGAAGCCTGGGCGTTCCGAAAGAGACGGTGACCTCCAGTGAGGAAGTGGTAACAAGAGGGAAGAGAAATGCAGTGTGTGAGGACTATTCCTGGAAACTACAAACTTCTCCCTTACGGCGAGCGACAATGAgccagaagattttttttttttttcagttcgttgtgcaaaaaaaaaatcttcaacattCTCTGGCTACATTCACACTCTTTTCTCCATCCGCGGCGGATTTCCTCCACAGTCGCTACCGGACCTCGTGCTACTTCCCTGCGTTTGAGCGTCCCTCGATGGACAGTTTGACCTCCTGGGGGATGAACGAGGGTCGGATGTGTCCAGAGGTGCTGATCTGGGGGCACGCCCCGTGCTCTCCCTTCATACTGTATCTTTGGAAGCCAGGAGAAGACCAGCGTCTCTGAGAAGTGCCTAACACGGCCCCCGTGGCGGCCCCGGCGAAGGCAGGGGTGTCCGTGTGCGACTGGTAGCCGCTTTGAATCCTGGGGTTCTCGCCTGAGGTCCGACTCGGTCTGGTGTGGGGCTCGGGGTGGTGTGTGGCTTCGTCCCTGTCCGTTGCGTCTTTTTCGGCCTCCCTCGGCCTGTCTCTGTGCACGCGCTCTGTCCTGAAATGAGGCTGAGGACGCGGTTGTTGCGGAGCAGGCGGCCCCATCAGCTGATGGGTGGGTTTGCTGCTTTTGCTCACCATTTTGGCCGCGTTCTGCTGTTGAGGGTGATGgtgttgtgcggccttctgcTGCGACGGCTGCTGCTGCAGCGTGATGGACACGCACACGTCCCCCACTTGGATGTGATGGCAGGCCAAGCCGTAGAGCTGCGCGGTGCGCTCCGGGCTGTAGGACGACCAGCCTTGGCCGAACACGAAAAAGGGGTGCTCGGGCGGAACGTCGATGGTCACTTTGCTCTGCTGCTCCCCGACTGTAAAGTGCAGCGTCACCAGGCCAGGCCTCTGCTGGCTGGCGCGGATGTCCACCACCATGCTCGAGTCGATCTTGAGCCCGCCGCTCAGCTCGGCGCTGCGCACAAAGTCCTGAGTCTGGAGGTCCTCCACGCGCTTCAGCTCCCCGGTGGCCAGCTGGATGATGGCACCCTTCATGAAGTGCGACGGGTTGCCGGGGAGCGGACCGGGGACGGTGCAGGATGCTAAGGCCTGGGTCACCTCAGCGGGAGgctgcggctgctgctgctggggtACGCCCGGTTCACCCACAGCCCTCTCGGGGAGGCAGGCTCTGGCTGAAGGATCTGAggctttaaaggaggacttCGGAGAGCCGTCATTAGCCTGTGCTGAGTAGTGTTGCTGAAGCTGCGAGTGATACTCCACGGGGATTAGCACTGGCTGCCCGTTGGATAGCATGACAGCGTGGGCCGGCTGAGccgcttgttgttgttgatgctgctgctgctgcaatcCGCTCACTCTGGCCTCGCCGTAGTTCACAGGTTGGGCGACGAACGCAGCGCGGCCAGAACCGGGAGCCGGGTTCTCTCCGTGGATGTCTCTGGCTCTCTGGACACTCTGAGATAGATTCAACGGGGCGAAGGAGACCTCTTTACGCCCTCCAGTGATGCCGTGGCTAGTGGAGGAGGCCAAACTGCCAACCACTTGCTGCACCTACAACAATAGTTAAAGAAGTTTAGACAAAGATGATTTTGCAAAAGCACATTAAAATCATATACAACTTGGACAGCCCTAAAGGTCGGACAACTTGGAAGTAACATTTTTTGGACAAAAACGATGCCTCAAAGTACAGCTGCagctattgaatatttttggaatcaaGTATTCTTCAAATAATGTTAATCGatcaaattatttgattaaaattgATTGTTGCATGACTAAACACAGTTGtaggtattatttttgtccacttgccGCCCCCATGTTCCAATTTTATTGGAACATTTGTAACTTTGAGTGtgtatggctttaaaaggcgCTGCCTGGCTAGGTGAGTGATGTGGGTGTCAGCGAATGACATTATAGAGTGGGATGGCTGTCAACTGGCTGCCATCGGGCCAACTTATTTAAACACAGAATGTTGCatacagggcggcacggtggagttcACACTTTtgaggtcccgcctgtgtggagtttgcattttctcccttgCCTgcgtttctccgggcactccggtttcctcccacatcccaaaaacatgcaacataaattggacactctaaatagcccgtaggtgtgattgtgagtgcgtgtgtTCATCTCgatgggcaaccagttcagggtgtaccccgtctcctgcccattgacagctgggataggttccagcactccccgcaacccttgtgaggataagcggctaagaaaatggatggatgttgcatACAGCTGCAGCAACGTGAGTCTGTGTGGAAAAATGATGCCTCAAAGCTTCCAGGCAGAGATTTTGCTTCAACCTTTTTTTGAAATCGAATTATTTGAGTTATTCTATTAATTGTTGCAGAcctacccccccaccccaccccccattcagaaaaagtgcattttaggttcactGACGTGTCTAAATTGTCTGTTGGTGAATCACGAGTGTGAATGGCAGTTTGTCTTGTAAGTGTCCTGCAGTCCATGGCGTactctgcctctcacccaaagtcagctgtgataggTTGTCAAAAACAACTCTAGTGGAGACAATCCATATACAGAGTGGAAGTATGAATCTCTTCTTGAAGgtgtaacattttaatttctggcTGAATAAAAGATCATCTAgagaaaaaagttgaaaagcaTTGTTTCAGATGGCACCTTTGTCGACAACTCACCTCCAGGTCACTGTCTGGAGTGCTGCGGTGGCCGGGTGAGCTCAGCCGGTGCTTCTGGTTGGGCTCGTATGCCGCAGGGACGGCGGCTACCTGCTGCACTCGTGCATTCCTTCCGGGGAAGGAGGTGTCCAACACGAGCTCCCTGGCCCCCTGGTCCTTTTCCCCTCCATTTATCTCTGGCTCCTTTTCCTGATGCACGTTGTGGGTGTCCCTGCAGGCAGCGGCTCTGGCAGCACCCTGAGGGTGATAGAAGACCGGCATCCCCCGCGAGCCGAGCTCTGCGGCGGACATGACTCCGACTGTCCCGAGGTGCTGCTGGGTGGCCTGCTCTGAAGGCAGCATCAGCGGGACGCCGCCAGATGCGGAAACCTTGGCAAAGGTATGAGGGGCTACCTGAGCCTGAGGCGGCGGGGAGACCACCCCTTCTTGTATGACAGATGGGTATGGGACGAGGTGGGGCACGGCGTGGGTCCCAGAGGGGGAGATGAGCGAAC
The DNA window shown above is from Syngnathoides biaculeatus isolate LvHL_M chromosome 3, ASM1980259v1, whole genome shotgun sequence and carries:
- the atxn1l gene encoding ataxin-1-like isoform X2, encoding MKPAQERNQECLPPKKRDLPVNNCGSAAGTPGGGSAVERGGGGAGASGGGSNVGEDEAGAIQNCVANSDSQGGPPPGEWLRAQAGLHYGVDTSEGISAVPVDQYSMLYKVALPSVTYSPTSPHPVLSHISPAYTVHSPLLQHPGLPYPPLGYAQVPHSSLQFVSSPYAAVPYALPPGFVPGSLISPSGTHAVPHLVPYPSVIQEGVVSPPPQAQVAPHTFAKVSASGGVPLMLPSEQATQQHLGTVGVMSAAELGSRGMPVFYHPQGAARAAACRDTHNVHQEKEPEINGGEKDQGARELVLDTSFPGRNARVQQVAAVPAAYEPNQKHRLSSPGHRSTPDSDLEVQQVVGSLASSTSHGITGGRKEVSFAPLNLSQSVQRARDIHGENPAPGSGRAAFVAQPVNYGEARVSGLQQQQHQQQQAAQPAHAVMLSNGQPVLIPVEYHSQLQQHYSAQANDGSPKSSFKASDPSARACLPERAVGEPGVPQQQQPQPPAEVTQALASCTVPGPLPGNPSHFMKGAIIQLATGELKRVEDLQTQDFVRSAELSGGLKIDSSMVVDIRASQQRPGLVTLHFTVGEQQSKVTIDVPPEHPFFVFGQGWSSYSPERTAQLYGLACHHIQVGDVCVSITLQQQPSQQKAAQHHHPQQQNAAKMKYNELESVLLFIPDHQRVPPCPPLTSSPYLTDWEPRE
- the atxn1l gene encoding ataxin-1-like isoform X1, whose product is MKPAQERNQECLPPKKRDLPVNNCGSAAGTPGGGSAVERGGGGAGASGGGSNVGEDEAGAIQNCVANSDSQGGPPPGEWLRAQAGLHYGVDTSEGISAVPVDQYSMLYKVALPSVTYSPTSPHPVLSHISPAYTVHSPLLQHPGLPYPPLGYAQVPHSSLQFVSSPYAAVPYALPPGFVPGSLISPSGTHAVPHLVPYPSVIQEGVVSPPPQAQVAPHTFAKVSASGGVPLMLPSEQATQQHLGTVGVMSAAELGSRGMPVFYHPQGAARAAACRDTHNVHQEKEPEINGGEKDQGARELVLDTSFPGRNARVQQVAAVPAAYEPNQKHRLSSPGHRSTPDSDLEVQQVVGSLASSTSHGITGGRKEVSFAPLNLSQSVQRARDIHGENPAPGSGRAAFVAQPVNYGEARVSGLQQQQHQQQQAAQPAHAVMLSNGQPVLIPVEYHSQLQQHYSAQANDGSPKSSFKASDPSARACLPERAVGEPGVPQQQQPQPPAEVTQALASCTVPGPLPGNPSHFMKGAIIQLATGELKRVEDLQTQDFVRSAELSGGLKIDSSMVVDIRASQQRPGLVTLHFTVGEQQSKVTIDVPPEHPFFVFGQGWSSYSPERTAQLYGLACHHIQVGDVCVSITLQQQPSQQKAAQHHHPQQQNAAKMVSKSSKPTHQLMGPPAPQQPRPQPHFRTERVHRDRPREAEKDATDRDEATHHPEPHTRPSRTSGENPRIQSGYQSHTDTPAFAGAATGAVLGTSQRRWSSPGFQRYSMKGEHGACPQISTSGHIRPSFIPQEVKLSIEGRSNAGK